A window of the Lactuca sativa cultivar Salinas chromosome 7, Lsat_Salinas_v11, whole genome shotgun sequence genome harbors these coding sequences:
- the LOC111912847 gene encoding MADS-box protein SOC1 produces the protein MVRGKTQMRRIENATSRQVTFSKRRNGLLKKAFELSVLCDAEVALIIFSPRGKLYEFASSSMQETIERYRSHVKDVQTENSSSIEDVQHLKHETATMAKKVELLEVAKRKLLGEGLGSSTIEEIVQIEQQLERSVRIVRARKMQVYNEQIEQLQAKEKLLAAENASLTEKCLIQTDQGTEEMRPDLRVVDNEENSDVETELFIGPPEVRRTKQRWSK, from the exons ATGGTGAGAGGGAAGACTCAAATGCGGAGGATTGAAAATGCTACAAGTAGACAAGTGACCTTCTCCAAAAGAAGAAATGGTTTGTTGAAGAAAGCGTTTGAACTTTCTGTGCTTTGTGATGCTGAGGTTGCTTTGATCATCTTCTCTCCAAGAGGCAAACTTTATGAATTTGCAAGCTCAAG CATGCAGGAGACAATTGAACGATATAGAAGTCACGTAAAAGATGTTCAAACAGAAAATTCTTCGAGTATAGAAGATGTTCAG CATTTGAAGCATGAAACAGCTACTATGGCAAAGAAGGTAGAACTCCTAGAAGTTGCAAAAAG GAAACTTTTGGGAGAAGGGTTAGGATCAAGCACCATTGAAGAGATAGTTCAGATTGAGCAACAGCTGGAGAGGAGCGTACGCATTGTTCGAGCAAGAAAG ATGCAAGTCTACAATGAACAGATTGAGCAACTACAAGCAAAG GAGAAACTGCTAGCAGCTGAAAATGCATCACTTACTGAGAAG TGCTTAATCCAAACAGACCAAGGAACAGAAGAAATGAGACCGGATTTACGTGTTGTTGATAACGAGGAGAACTCAGATGTGGAAACGGAATTGTTCATCGGACCACCAGAGGTCAGGAGAACGAAGCAAAGATGGTCAAAGTAG